A stretch of Sulfurimonas xiamenensis DNA encodes these proteins:
- the ribA gene encoding GTP cyclohydrolase II has product MNIEISEIANLPSRFGDFKVKAFKEGCKEHLVIFKKNLDETPIVRVHSECLTGDAIGSLKCDCRDQLEHALKLASKTNGMVIYLRQEGRNIGLLNKINAYALQDKGFNTVEANHQLGFAADERTYEIVIFILNHFNINKIKLLTNNPRKIESLEGIEIVERIPIIMKSNPHNEAYLNVKKDEMGHLL; this is encoded by the coding sequence TTGAACATAGAAATTTCTGAAATAGCAAATTTACCATCAAGATTTGGCGATTTCAAAGTCAAAGCTTTTAAAGAAGGGTGCAAAGAGCATCTGGTCATATTTAAAAAAAATTTAGATGAAACTCCGATAGTCAGAGTCCATTCAGAGTGTCTGACAGGTGATGCAATAGGAAGCTTAAAGTGTGACTGCAGAGATCAGTTAGAGCATGCGTTAAAATTGGCATCTAAAACAAACGGCATGGTTATATACTTAAGGCAAGAGGGCAGAAACATAGGTTTGCTTAACAAGATAAACGCATATGCTCTTCAAGACAAAGGTTTTAACACAGTAGAAGCAAATCACCAGCTTGGATTTGCAGCAGATGAGAGAACATATGAGATTGTGATTTTTATACTTAATCACTTCAATATAAACAAGATAAAACTTCTTACAAACAACCCAAGAAAGATAGAGTCTTTAGAGGGGATTGAAATTGTAGAGCGCATTCCTATTATTATGAAATCAAATCCGCATAATGAAGCTTATTTAAATGTTAAAAAAGATGAGATGGGGCACCTGCTTTAA
- a CDS encoding phosphoribosyltransferase — MKYYSYENFRIDTLTLIEKVRDLQFEAIVAVARGGLTLSHAISEGLAIRHVQSIRTELYDKTLKREQLNIFATCEFRDVKKVLVVDDISDSGDTLKAVMHYLENKHKNIEFKSATLFYKKTSVYEPHFWINEADDWIDFFWERDFIKKT; from the coding sequence ATGAAATATTATAGTTATGAAAATTTTAGAATTGATACACTCACTCTTATAGAAAAAGTAAGAGATTTACAATTTGAAGCCATAGTAGCAGTCGCAAGAGGTGGTTTAACTCTTTCACATGCCATCTCAGAAGGCTTGGCAATACGCCATGTACAAAGCATAAGAACAGAGCTTTATGATAAAACTTTAAAAAGAGAACAGTTAAATATTTTTGCCACATGTGAATTTAGAGATGTAAAAAAGGTTTTGGTTGTAGATGATATATCTGACAGCGGTGATACACTTAAGGCTGTTATGCACTATTTGGAAAATAAACATAAGAATATAGAGTTTAAATCAGCAACTCTTTTTTATAAAAAAACATCTGTATATGAACCGCACTTTTGGATCAATGAAGCAGATGACTGGATTGATTTTTTTTGGGAGAGGGATTTTATAAAAAAAACTTAA
- a CDS encoding LPP20 family lipoprotein — protein sequence MIKTISSIIMAGIFFVAITGCSSKDAKVEKRSVDYACIQENVSAPSWTCVPEAEGSYAGVGIAEKSVAGMDHMRRVALANGRSDLAHQIESQVKDKITIYTGTTGANESETVDKAIETITKQVAKVNLIGSKAIDMWTAPSGAIYVLVAVSQKAANEQIQNNIKTSFKNDQALWQQFKAKNALEDLEKEFLTE from the coding sequence ATGATCAAAACCATTTCATCAATTATAATGGCAGGAATATTTTTTGTTGCAATTACAGGCTGCAGCAGCAAAGATGCTAAAGTAGAAAAACGCAGTGTAGATTATGCTTGTATACAAGAGAATGTGTCTGCACCTTCGTGGACTTGTGTTCCCGAAGCGGAGGGTTCATATGCAGGTGTAGGTATAGCTGAAAAAAGTGTTGCGGGAATGGATCATATGAGAAGAGTAGCTCTTGCCAACGGCCGTTCTGATTTAGCACATCAGATAGAGTCTCAAGTTAAAGATAAAATCACTATCTATACTGGGACTACAGGTGCAAACGAAAGCGAAACAGTTGATAAGGCGATAGAAACTATAACCAAACAGGTTGCAAAAGTTAATTTAATAGGTTCTAAAGCCATTGATATGTGGACTGCTCCATCAGGTGCTATTTATGTTCTAGTAGCCGTTTCACAAAAAGCTGCAAATGAGCAGATTCAAAACAATATAAAAACAAGTTTTAAAAATGATCAGGCTCTTTGGCAGCAGTTTAAAGCTAAAAATGCTTTAGAAGATCTTGAAAAAGAGTTTTTGACTGAATAA
- the argF gene encoding ornithine carbamoyltransferase, protein MRHFLTLKDFTKEEILEIIDTGLSIKKNLKANIYNQELKNQTLAMIFEKSSTRTRVSFETGMFQLGGHALFLSNRDIHLGRGEPVKDTARVISSMCDMVMIRTFEHSMIEEFASYSRVPVINGLTDSYHPVQLLADYMTLVEHGMDKNIIAAYVGDGNNMTHSWMMLAAKLGFELRIATPKGYEVDAKILDDAQKIAKESKAVIKIMNDPKEAVKGASVVTTDTWVSMGQEDEKEERIKTFKGFMVDDEMMSLAQKDAKFLHCLPAYRGLEVSEELFEKHSDIIFSEAENRLHAQKGLMVWLKKQNFNS, encoded by the coding sequence TTGAGACACTTTTTAACACTGAAAGATTTTACAAAAGAAGAAATTTTAGAGATTATTGACACCGGACTTAGCATTAAAAAGAATTTAAAAGCAAATATTTACAATCAAGAGTTAAAAAACCAAACGCTTGCGATGATATTTGAAAAGAGCTCGACAAGAACGCGTGTTAGTTTTGAGACTGGAATGTTTCAACTTGGAGGACATGCTCTTTTTCTCTCAAATCGTGATATTCATCTGGGTCGCGGAGAGCCTGTAAAAGATACTGCCCGCGTGATTTCAAGTATGTGCGATATGGTTATGATACGAACATTTGAGCACTCTATGATAGAGGAGTTTGCCTCTTACTCGAGAGTTCCGGTAATCAACGGACTTACAGATTCATATCATCCGGTTCAGCTTTTGGCGGATTATATGACTTTGGTTGAACACGGTATGGATAAAAATATTATTGCAGCTTATGTGGGGGATGGCAATAATATGACGCATTCATGGATGATGCTTGCTGCAAAACTTGGTTTTGAGCTTCGTATTGCTACTCCAAAAGGGTATGAAGTTGATGCAAAGATACTTGATGATGCGCAAAAAATTGCAAAAGAGAGCAAAGCAGTTATAAAAATTATGAATGATCCAAAAGAAGCGGTAAAAGGCGCTAGTGTTGTAACAACTGATACATGGGTTTCTATGGGGCAGGAGGATGAAAAAGAGGAGCGTATAAAAACTTTTAAAGGCTTTATGGTTGATGATGAGATGATGTCACTGGCTCAAAAAGATGCGAAATTTTTACACTGTCTGCCAGCTTATAGAGGTTTGGAAGTTAGCGAAGAGCTTTTTGAAAAACACTCTGATATCATCTTTAGTGAGGCAGAAAACAGACTTCATGCCCAAAAAGGGCTGATGGTCTGGCTAAAGAAACAAAATTTTAATAGCTGA
- a CDS encoding DUF3108 domain-containing protein, which yields MKYFLILLISISSLFAQSLSTRYDVDVSLFGNVGYADITLKEDDKNYEIKLVATTVGVAATLLQNRVETFTSKGKIIGGRYIPDIFIKTKETIKKTRVQTYYFDHEKKEIKLIEEKTKLVNEMNFDPATFKVTSKEVEKKSKKETTLDKYKENDVLSSYLNTKNNCNAKQKTYKLFAVGAHNDKNDVLVSYLEDLERESAVANFSEGIANIYNLHVAPLDKDESVVDVLVAFDNDGFLKEALLGEIFWVGKITAKRVYHKVACN from the coding sequence TTGAAATATTTTTTAATACTGCTTATATCAATAAGTTCTTTATTTGCACAAAGTCTATCAACTCGTTACGATGTTGATGTAAGTCTCTTTGGCAATGTTGGTTATGCTGATATAACACTTAAAGAAGATGACAAAAACTATGAAATCAAGCTTGTGGCAACTACAGTAGGAGTTGCAGCAACACTTCTGCAAAATAGAGTTGAAACCTTTACAAGCAAAGGAAAAATTATAGGTGGCAGATACATTCCGGATATTTTTATAAAAACAAAAGAGACAATAAAAAAAACAAGAGTTCAAACATACTATTTTGACCATGAAAAAAAAGAGATTAAACTAATAGAAGAGAAAACAAAATTGGTAAACGAAATGAATTTTGACCCTGCAACTTTTAAAGTCACTTCAAAAGAGGTAGAAAAAAAATCAAAAAAAGAGACTACTCTTGATAAATACAAAGAGAATGATGTACTAAGCTCTTATCTAAATACAAAAAACAACTGTAATGCCAAACAAAAAACATATAAACTGTTTGCCGTGGGCGCGCATAACGATAAAAATGATGTTTTAGTATCTTATCTGGAGGATTTAGAAAGAGAGAGTGCAGTAGCAAACTTTTCTGAGGGCATTGCAAATATATACAATTTACATGTAGCTCCGCTAGATAAAGATGAGAGCGTCGTCGATGTTCTTGTTGCATTTGATAATGACGGATTTTTAAAAGAGGCTCTGCTTGGTGAAATATTTTGGGTCGGAAAGATTACGGCAAAAAGAGTTTATCATAAGGTTGCATGCAACTAA
- the hemB gene encoding porphobilinogen synthase, with protein MFQRFRRTRLNAHLRSLVRETKVGVEDFIYPLFVRSGEGIKTEVASMPGVFQMSIDEVIKECEELKKLGIYAIILFGIPDVKDSIGSDSLCEHGIIAKAIRAIKEAHPDMFVVTDLCFCEYTDHGHCGIIDEEHQTVDNDATLKISAKQAIVHAKAGADMIAPSGMMDGIIETLRDALDGAGYVNLPIMSYSTKFASGYYGPFRDVAESTPSFGDRASYQMDPANRREAIAESISDELQGADILMVKPALAYLDIVREIKENTSLPMAVYNVSGEYAMLKMAGMNNLIDYDRVVMETMIAFKRAGADIIISYHAKEVAKMLQK; from the coding sequence ATGTTTCAAAGATTTCGTAGAACTCGCTTAAATGCCCATCTTCGCTCACTTGTCCGTGAGACAAAAGTAGGTGTAGAAGATTTTATATATCCTCTTTTTGTACGCTCCGGAGAGGGAATTAAAACAGAAGTAGCATCAATGCCGGGTGTTTTTCAGATGAGTATAGATGAGGTGATAAAAGAGTGTGAAGAGCTTAAAAAACTCGGTATTTATGCAATTATACTTTTTGGAATTCCTGATGTAAAAGACTCTATAGGCTCAGACTCTTTGTGCGAACACGGCATAATTGCCAAAGCAATTCGTGCTATAAAAGAGGCGCATCCGGATATGTTCGTAGTAACGGATCTCTGTTTTTGTGAATATACTGATCATGGACACTGTGGAATTATTGATGAAGAGCATCAAACTGTAGACAATGACGCCACACTTAAAATATCTGCTAAACAAGCCATAGTTCATGCAAAGGCGGGAGCAGATATGATAGCACCTTCAGGCATGATGGATGGGATAATTGAAACATTAAGAGATGCGCTTGATGGTGCAGGATATGTCAATCTTCCTATTATGAGCTACTCAACAAAATTTGCTTCAGGATACTATGGACCGTTTCGTGATGTGGCAGAGTCAACACCGAGTTTTGGCGACAGAGCATCATACCAAATGGACCCTGCAAACAGAAGAGAAGCTATTGCTGAGAGCATTTCTGATGAACTTCAGGGTGCTGATATTTTAATGGTAAAACCGGCTCTTGCATATCTTGATATTGTCAGAGAGATAAAGGAGAACACTTCGCTTCCAATGGCGGTATATAATGTAAGCGGCGAGTATGCAATGCTTAAGATGGCAGGGATGAATAATCTAATCGATTATGATAGAGTTGTAATGGAGACAATGATTGCTTTTAAAAGAGCAGGTGCGGATATTATTATCTCTTACCATGCAAAAGAGGTTGCAAAAATGTTACAAAAGTAA
- a CDS encoding DnaJ domain-containing protein produces MGNLLLLAAIGAFFYWIFKSYAKYTTYSKEAFKNFSVSKESLQKSELGLFIALVAKVAKADGRVDALEAELVGIMFDDISAVFPEPHKTKDILKEIFNEHKNRSHDLREIALTLGNTIKRDKNKQHQFMGFLIQLAFIDGEVSKSEEEVLASIAEALRFDPNAYHAIFDKFEKMVHNIKPKANINDAYKILGVNESDDMNTIKKAYRKLIREYHPDIIKSQGKDDAYMQEATAKTQEINQAYEMIKAHRK; encoded by the coding sequence ATGGGAAATTTACTACTTCTTGCCGCTATAGGCGCATTTTTTTACTGGATATTTAAAAGCTACGCAAAATATACAACTTATTCAAAAGAGGCTTTTAAAAATTTTTCAGTGTCCAAAGAGTCTCTTCAAAAAAGTGAGCTCGGTCTTTTTATTGCGCTTGTAGCAAAGGTTGCAAAAGCTGACGGAAGAGTCGATGCTTTAGAAGCAGAGCTCGTAGGAATAATGTTTGATGATATCTCAGCGGTTTTTCCTGAGCCGCACAAAACAAAAGATATACTAAAAGAGATCTTTAATGAGCATAAAAATAGATCTCACGACTTAAGAGAAATTGCCTTGACATTGGGCAATACAATAAAAAGAGATAAAAACAAACAGCATCAATTTATGGGCTTTTTAATCCAGCTTGCATTTATTGATGGCGAAGTCAGCAAAAGCGAAGAGGAGGTTTTAGCCTCTATCGCAGAAGCATTGAGATTTGACCCTAACGCTTATCACGCCATATTTGACAAATTTGAAAAAATGGTACACAACATTAAACCAAAAGCAAATATAAATGATGCATATAAAATTCTAGGCGTAAATGAAAGCGACGATATGAATACAATCAAAAAAGCGTATAGAAAACTCATTAGAGAGTATCATCCCGATATCATAAAATCTCAAGGAAAAGATGATGCCTACATGCAAGAAGCAACTGCTAAAACGCAGGAGATAAATCAAGCTTACGAGATGATAAAAGCACATAGAAAGTAA
- a CDS encoding DMT family transporter, giving the protein MKWIKELNSGVKYMLLASFLFAIMGAFVKLASESISSLEIVFFRNIFGVVLIGYTLYKTPMKHKGGKPLLLFFRGLMGFLALLAYFYNIANIPLGDAVTFSKTAPIFTAIFAWAFLKEKLSLSAWIAVFIGFGGILLITQPSGIAFTKYDLLGIFSGVGAALAYTSVRELRNYYDTRAIVLSFTFVGTIGPIILFILSKYFYLPELDFMMGEFIVPDKITWIYVVGIGVLGTLSQYYMTKAYGETKAGIVGAVSYTNIVFAILVGTLLGDSLPGFMTTCGIVLIVSAGIMVAKAK; this is encoded by the coding sequence ATGAAATGGATAAAAGAATTAAACAGCGGTGTAAAATATATGCTTTTAGCATCATTTTTATTCGCAATTATGGGTGCATTTGTAAAACTTGCAAGTGAGAGTATAAGCTCTTTGGAGATTGTATTTTTTAGAAATATTTTCGGTGTTGTTTTAATAGGCTATACCTTATACAAAACCCCTATGAAACATAAAGGCGGAAAACCTTTATTGCTTTTTTTTAGAGGTTTGATGGGTTTTTTGGCACTTCTTGCTTATTTTTACAATATTGCCAATATTCCGCTTGGAGATGCTGTTACATTCTCAAAGACGGCACCTATTTTTACAGCCATTTTTGCATGGGCTTTTTTAAAAGAAAAACTCTCTTTAAGTGCATGGATTGCCGTATTTATCGGTTTTGGAGGGATTTTGCTTATAACACAGCCAAGCGGAATTGCATTTACAAAGTATGATCTGCTTGGAATTTTTAGCGGAGTCGGAGCCGCACTTGCTTACACTTCGGTAAGAGAACTTAGAAACTACTATGATACAAGGGCGATAGTCCTCTCTTTTACTTTTGTGGGAACGATTGGTCCGATTATCCTTTTTATCCTGTCAAAATATTTTTATCTTCCAGAGCTAGATTTTATGATGGGAGAATTTATTGTTCCGGATAAAATTACCTGGATTTATGTGGTGGGAATAGGTGTTTTGGGAACACTCTCTCAGTACTATATGACAAAAGCTTACGGTGAAACAAAAGCGGGAATTGTGGGGGCTGTAAGTTACACAAATATAGTTTTTGCTATTTTGGTAGGTACTTTGCTTGGTGATTCTCTTCCGGGTTTTATGACGACATGTGGAATAGTGTTGATTGTAAGTGCCGGTATAATGGTCGCTAAGGCAAAGTAA
- the der gene encoding ribosome biogenesis GTPase Der, with the protein MKKIAIIGRPNVGKSSLFNRLVKKRDAITSEQAGTTRDVKRRHVTIINKQALLLDTGGLDKGCELFDKIKEKSLEAAKKADIILYMVDGKSIPEEEDKKLFYELQTLGKDVALVVNKIDNDKMKENLWDYYEFGTDAIFGISVAHNRSIVALLDWVYEKIPDSDTIKDEDDVNIIEEDDEDEFDFNEQNEEEEDDNFFYTDVNEEEFEDDSIFAQNDKIKEFDENDINHIKISIIGRTNVGKSSLLNALLGEERSVVSSVAGTTIDPIDESIEYKGKQLTFVDTAGLRRRGKILGIEKFALMRTKEMLENSNMALVVLDASEPFLDLDEKIAGLVDSNRLACIIVLNKWDIAKREDYDKIIEEVRDRFKFLAYAPIITLSAKSHKRVDKLYDMILEINENYSQRIPTSKLNEVLEKAMRKHHLPSMHGQIIKIYYATQYETRPPKIAIVMNKPRGLHFTYRRYLTNKLREAFNFTGTPVLFKAKKRGEK; encoded by the coding sequence ATGAAAAAAATCGCCATTATCGGTCGTCCAAATGTTGGAAAGAGTTCACTCTTTAACAGATTAGTTAAAAAGAGAGATGCTATTACATCTGAGCAGGCAGGGACAACAAGAGATGTAAAAAGACGGCATGTTACTATCATAAACAAACAGGCGCTATTATTAGATACAGGCGGACTTGACAAAGGGTGTGAACTTTTTGACAAGATAAAAGAGAAATCCCTTGAAGCTGCAAAAAAAGCAGATATTATCCTATATATGGTTGATGGAAAAAGCATTCCTGAAGAGGAAGATAAAAAACTTTTTTATGAACTTCAAACATTAGGAAAAGATGTAGCTCTGGTTGTAAATAAAATTGACAATGACAAAATGAAAGAGAATCTTTGGGATTACTATGAATTTGGAACAGATGCTATCTTTGGCATATCTGTGGCACATAACAGAAGTATAGTTGCGCTTCTTGACTGGGTATATGAAAAAATTCCTGATTCTGACACTATAAAAGATGAAGATGATGTAAATATTATCGAAGAGGATGATGAAGACGAGTTCGATTTTAACGAACAAAACGAAGAAGAGGAGGATGACAATTTCTTTTACACAGATGTAAATGAAGAGGAGTTTGAAGATGACTCCATATTTGCTCAAAACGACAAGATAAAAGAGTTTGATGAAAATGATATAAATCATATAAAGATCTCTATTATCGGTCGTACAAATGTTGGAAAAAGCTCACTCCTAAATGCTCTTCTAGGTGAAGAGCGCTCAGTTGTAAGCAGTGTGGCAGGAACTACAATTGATCCTATTGATGAGAGTATTGAGTACAAAGGAAAGCAGCTTACCTTTGTCGATACTGCCGGATTAAGAAGACGCGGTAAAATTCTCGGAATTGAAAAGTTTGCTCTTATGAGAACAAAAGAGATGCTTGAAAACTCAAATATGGCGCTTGTAGTTCTTGATGCAAGTGAGCCTTTTTTAGATTTAGATGAGAAAATTGCAGGTCTTGTTGACAGCAACCGTCTTGCCTGCATCATTGTTTTAAACAAATGGGACATCGCTAAAAGAGAAGATTATGACAAAATTATAGAGGAAGTAAGAGACAGATTTAAATTTTTAGCTTATGCGCCTATAATTACACTCTCTGCAAAATCACATAAAAGAGTTGATAAGCTCTATGATATGATTTTAGAGATCAATGAAAACTACTCTCAGCGTATACCGACATCAAAACTTAACGAAGTTTTGGAAAAAGCCATGAGAAAACACCATCTTCCATCCATGCACGGTCAAATTATTAAAATATACTATGCAACACAATATGAAACAAGACCGCCAAAGATCGCTATCGTTATGAATAAACCAAGAGGTTTGCATTTTACATATAGAAGATATTTGACAAATAAACTAAGAGAAGCTTTCAACTTTACAGGAACACCTGTTCTTTTTAAAGCGAAAAAACGCGGAGAGAAGTAA
- a CDS encoding cytochrome C, which produces MKPIFLAIILSLFSLLYAREMGSLLFNGNCITCHHPTKTISAPAVVEFKERYMNAFRDKDEFVSYMATWVEHPKAETSLMHDAIEKHELMPELGFDKEMLKIICEYIYETDFTKKDVEYWRD; this is translated from the coding sequence ATGAAGCCGATATTTTTAGCGATTATACTATCACTCTTTTCTCTCTTATACGCGCGCGAGATGGGTTCACTTCTGTTTAACGGAAACTGCATAACCTGCCACCATCCTACAAAAACAATCTCTGCTCCGGCAGTAGTAGAATTTAAAGAGAGATATATGAACGCATTTAGAGACAAAGATGAGTTTGTCTCCTATATGGCGACATGGGTAGAGCATCCAAAAGCAGAAACTTCTCTTATGCATGATGCAATTGAAAAACATGAACTTATGCCTGAACTTGGATTTGACAAAGAGATGTTAAAAATCATTTGCGAGTATATATATGAGACTGATTTTACAAAAAAAGATGTTGAATACTGGAGGGATTAA
- the hpf gene encoding ribosome hibernation-promoting factor, HPF/YfiA family: protein MNVQIHAKDITLHESRRAHIEAAIDSFKKYALDITSVNVYVRAEKKGVSVEFDIHVAHAQPVVISQSDDDLDAAIDLAIDRATKALRRLHDKIVSHKAASIKDMEIVEE from the coding sequence ATGAATGTACAAATTCATGCAAAAGATATAACATTACATGAAAGCAGAAGAGCTCATATTGAAGCAGCTATTGATAGTTTTAAAAAATATGCATTAGATATTACAAGTGTAAATGTTTATGTTAGAGCGGAAAAAAAAGGTGTTTCAGTTGAATTTGATATTCATGTGGCGCATGCACAACCTGTAGTTATAAGCCAGAGTGATGATGATTTGGATGCTGCTATAGATTTAGCTATTGACAGAGCTACAAAAGCGCTTCGTCGTCTTCATGACAAAATTGTTTCTCATAAAGCGGCTTCTATAAAAGATATGGAAATAGTAGAAGAGTAG
- the kdsA gene encoding 3-deoxy-8-phosphooctulonate synthase, which produces MKLLAGPCVIESEANIFKIAKALEVYQNDNTIDFYFKSSFDKANRTSLDSFRGLGMQEGLRILQKVKEDFGYKVVTDVHESYQVPTAAEVVDMLQIPAFLCRQTDLLVACAKTDKEINIKKGQFINPPDMKYSVAKVLKTRGCDEVSYEASKKHGVYLCERGSSFGYGNIVVDMRSLVIMREFAPTIFDATHSVQAPGALGGKTGGDRTMVPYLASAAAAVGVDGFFFETHFDPSIALSDGPNMIKLDELEALINKIKKIEEINR; this is translated from the coding sequence ATGAAACTACTCGCCGGACCTTGTGTTATAGAGAGTGAAGCAAATATTTTTAAAATCGCTAAAGCTTTAGAAGTGTATCAAAACGACAATACTATTGATTTTTATTTCAAATCCAGTTTTGATAAAGCAAACAGAACATCACTTGATAGTTTTCGCGGACTTGGGATGCAAGAGGGGCTTAGAATCTTGCAAAAAGTGAAAGAAGATTTTGGATATAAAGTCGTAACGGATGTTCATGAATCATATCAAGTTCCCACAGCTGCCGAAGTTGTGGATATGCTTCAGATTCCCGCATTTTTGTGCCGTCAAACCGACCTTTTGGTTGCATGCGCAAAAACAGACAAAGAGATAAATATCAAAAAAGGGCAGTTTATCAATCCGCCGGACATGAAATACTCTGTTGCCAAAGTGCTTAAAACGCGTGGTTGTGATGAGGTGAGTTATGAAGCTTCTAAAAAGCACGGCGTTTATCTTTGTGAAAGAGGCTCATCTTTTGGTTATGGAAATATTGTTGTAGATATGCGCTCATTGGTTATTATGAGAGAGTTCGCACCGACTATTTTTGACGCTACGCACTCTGTTCAAGCTCCGGGTGCACTCGGCGGAAAAACGGGCGGAGACAGAACGATGGTGCCCTACTTGGCAAGTGCGGCGGCAGCAGTCGGTGTGGACGGTTTCTTTTTTGAGACACACTTTGACCCCTCAATTGCTCTAAGTGACGGACCAAATATGATAAAGTTAGATGAGTTAGAAGCTCTAATAAATAAAATTAAAAAGATAGAGGAAATAAATAGATGA
- the trpS gene encoding tryptophan--tRNA ligase, translating to MRVLTGIQPSGDLHIGNYFGSIKQMVEAQSQNQTFAFIANYHAMTSVNDGKRLGELTMQCATDFLALGIDPEKSVFWVQSDVKEVLELYWTLSSFTPMGLLERAHSYKDKTAKGFATNHSLFSYPVLMAADILLFNSNVVPVGKDQIQHVEIARDIAIKFNNQYGDILTIPEFKVQEEVATVPGIDGQKMSKSYGNIVNIFGDEKSQLKTIKKIVTENVSVEEPKEYETCNVYNMAKLFLEGDNLKALQERYRRGGEGHGHFKIYLAEVMWEYFREYREKREYFEKHQNEVREILKNGADKAREIAMPTIEKIRSVSGISY from the coding sequence ATGAGAGTTTTAACAGGTATTCAGCCATCTGGAGATTTACATATCGGAAACTATTTCGGCTCAATAAAACAGATGGTAGAAGCACAGTCACAAAATCAAACTTTTGCTTTTATTGCAAACTATCATGCCATGACAAGTGTCAATGACGGCAAACGCCTTGGTGAACTTACCATGCAGTGTGCTACAGACTTTTTAGCGCTTGGAATTGATCCTGAGAAATCAGTTTTCTGGGTACAGTCAGATGTAAAAGAGGTTCTTGAACTCTACTGGACTTTATCATCATTTACACCTATGGGACTTTTAGAGCGTGCTCACAGCTACAAAGACAAAACCGCCAAAGGATTTGCAACAAACCACTCTCTTTTTTCATATCCTGTTTTAATGGCGGCTGACATTTTGCTTTTTAACTCCAATGTCGTCCCTGTAGGAAAAGATCAGATTCAACATGTAGAAATTGCAAGAGATATCGCCATCAAATTTAACAACCAATATGGAGATATTTTAACGATTCCTGAATTTAAAGTTCAAGAAGAGGTTGCAACAGTTCCGGGAATAGACGGACAAAAAATGTCTAAGAGTTACGGAAATATCGTCAATATTTTTGGAGATGAGAAGAGTCAGCTAAAGACAATCAAAAAAATTGTAACTGAAAATGTTTCCGTAGAAGAGCCAAAAGAGTACGAAACATGCAATGTTTACAATATGGCAAAACTTTTTTTAGAGGGTGACAATCTAAAAGCACTTCAAGAGAGATATAGAAGAGGCGGTGAGGGACACGGACACTTTAAGATCTATCTTGCGGAAGTTATGTGGGAGTATTTTAGAGAATATAGAGAGAAAAGAGAGTATTTCGAAAAGCACCAAAATGAGGTAAGAGAAATTTTAAAAAATGGAGCAGACAAAGCAAGAGAGATTGCAATGCCGACCATTGAAAAGATAAGAAGCGTAAGCGGAATCAGCTATTAA
- the hemJ gene encoding protoporphyrinogen oxidase HemJ — protein MYNWIIWFHILSFISWYAVLFYMPRLFVYHAENAENEGFVKVVKVMEMKIYKYIGIPAMWATVISGVAMIFLSTSHYGGVNIMSTGGWMHAKILFVLILIAYFFSLGYFRIKFLNDECKKSGKFFRAYNEVPTLLLLVIVAMVIIKPF, from the coding sequence ATGTATAACTGGATAATTTGGTTTCATATCCTCTCTTTTATCTCATGGTATGCGGTTCTCTTTTATATGCCGCGACTTTTTGTATATCATGCAGAAAATGCTGAGAATGAGGGATTTGTAAAAGTTGTAAAAGTTATGGAGATGAAAATATATAAATATATCGGTATTCCTGCAATGTGGGCAACTGTTATAAGCGGTGTTGCAATGATATTTTTATCTACTTCGCATTATGGCGGAGTAAATATTATGTCAACAGGCGGTTGGATGCATGCTAAGATACTTTTTGTTCTTATTTTAATCGCATATTTTTTCTCTTTGGGATATTTTAGAATAAAGTTTTTAAATGATGAATGTAAGAAGAGCGGAAAGTTTTTTAGGGCTTACAATGAAGTTCCAACGCTTCTTCTTCTTGTGATAGTTGCAATGGTAATTATTAAACCGTTTTAA